One window of Anabaena sphaerica FACHB-251 genomic DNA carries:
- a CDS encoding PAS domain-containing sensor histidine kinase has protein sequence MTRTYTDYLKLDFIVRNLSSKLSITTALIGFVVLLGWILNLPVLKSVLPGLVTMKVNTALGFFLAGMSLWLWHQHHQRKKHPLKLLSQILAVIVALIGLLTLIQYGFNINLGIDQLLIKESENAVATSSPGRMAPNTAFCFLWLGLALILLRYRLMSRVQTLTLVSFLIALLGFIGYVFRIDSFYHLAPFTGMAVHTSVTFLLLGLGVLLACPEKGWMQEVMSPYLGGVTARNLLPLVIGVPILTSGLFLSAYRTDAIPIEIGFVIRAIVNIVVLSGVVWWNAKYLNTIDQKYRNAQQALQEFNDNLEARVHERTAQLEFANNALTESRRQLSHLINTLPGIVFSRSADNNWSIDSVSDGYLSIIGDYQLELCGTYQDHTFQDFIVPEDVPKIVAAIQTAIDNKIAYQVEYRLITQRGEEKWLWEKGIETSIDGQSPTIQGFITEITSLKQAQKALEESESKFREIAENIHEVFHINSADLSDLLYVSPGYQEIWGKSCESAYQKPDSWSESIHPEDRDRILGACERLIQGKPLEEEYRIIRPKGDIRWISARVFPVYSQFGQILRHVGIAADITARKLTEIALRCSEERYRSLVEATAQITWTTDPTGQFITLQESWEAFTGNTFAEYQGWNWKNSIHPNDQENVGQNWLHSLENRCLYENECRVRNYNGEYKYLWVRAVPVLETDGSIREWVGACTDITSRKQAELEIQQLNEELEERVQQRTAQLTAANKELEAFSYSVSHDLRAPLRGLDGFSKTLLERYKDQLDDKGKHYLTRIRAGTQRMGELIDDLLQLSRVTRSQMQLTDVNLSAIAQEIAHELGEREPQRQVEWLIAPDLIVQGDCQLLRIVMENLLNNAWKFTSKKIQAKIELTSLVSDLGKGDYLTYVVQDNGVGFDQTYVNKLFQAFQRLHSVEEFPGTGIGLATVQRIVRRHGGDVQANGVVGEGAAFYFTLQG, from the coding sequence ATGACTAGAACATATACCGATTATCTAAAGCTTGATTTTATAGTTCGTAATCTTTCCAGTAAACTGAGTATTACTACAGCATTAATTGGCTTTGTAGTTTTACTAGGATGGATATTGAATCTGCCAGTTTTGAAGAGCGTTTTACCCGGATTGGTGACAATGAAGGTAAACACAGCTTTAGGTTTTTTTCTTGCTGGTATGTCTCTTTGGTTGTGGCATCAACATCATCAAAGGAAAAAACATCCTCTTAAATTACTCTCCCAAATATTAGCAGTAATTGTAGCACTGATTGGGTTATTGACATTAATTCAGTATGGCTTCAATATCAACTTAGGAATTGATCAACTGCTGATTAAAGAATCAGAAAATGCTGTAGCTACTTCTAGTCCAGGACGCATGGCACCGAATACAGCATTTTGCTTTTTATGGCTGGGTTTAGCTTTAATTTTGCTGCGCTACAGACTGATGAGCAGAGTTCAAACTTTAACCTTGGTCAGCTTTTTAATTGCTTTATTAGGGTTTATTGGCTATGTATTTAGAATTGATAGTTTCTATCACTTAGCACCTTTTACTGGTATGGCAGTGCATACTAGTGTCACCTTTCTTTTGCTCGGACTAGGAGTTTTACTAGCTTGTCCTGAAAAGGGCTGGATGCAGGAAGTAATGAGTCCTTACCTGGGTGGTGTCACTGCCCGCAATCTCTTACCCTTGGTGATCGGTGTTCCGATTTTAACTTCAGGATTATTTTTATCAGCTTACCGAACTGATGCTATCCCTATAGAGATTGGATTTGTAATTCGAGCTATTGTGAATATTGTTGTCCTCAGTGGAGTGGTTTGGTGGAATGCCAAATATCTGAATACCATAGACCAAAAATACCGCAATGCTCAACAAGCATTACAGGAATTTAATGATAATTTAGAAGCACGAGTACATGAGCGCACAGCCCAATTAGAGTTTGCAAATAATGCTTTAACAGAAAGCCGTCGTCAGTTATCGCATTTGATTAATACCTTGCCAGGAATTGTTTTTTCCCGCAGTGCTGATAATAATTGGTCAATTGATAGTGTCAGTGATGGTTATTTGTCTATCATTGGTGACTACCAATTAGAATTATGCGGCACTTATCAGGATCACACATTCCAAGATTTCATTGTGCCAGAGGATGTACCCAAAATTGTTGCCGCAATCCAAACAGCCATAGATAATAAAATTGCCTACCAAGTAGAGTATCGCCTTATTACTCAACGGGGTGAGGAAAAATGGCTATGGGAAAAGGGGATAGAAACATCAATTGATGGACAATCACCAACCATTCAAGGATTTATTACTGAGATTACATCTCTAAAACAAGCACAAAAAGCACTGGAAGAGAGTGAGTCCAAGTTTCGGGAAATAGCCGAAAATATTCACGAAGTCTTTCATATCAACTCTGCTGATTTGAGTGATTTATTATATGTGAGTCCTGGATACCAAGAAATATGGGGAAAAAGTTGTGAAAGTGCATATCAAAAGCCTGATTCTTGGAGTGAGTCCATCCACCCAGAAGATCGCGATCGCATCTTAGGGGCTTGTGAACGTCTGATTCAAGGAAAACCTCTGGAAGAAGAATATCGCATCATTCGCCCCAAGGGCGATATTCGCTGGATTTCTGCCCGTGTTTTCCCTGTTTATAGTCAATTTGGCCAAATACTACGTCATGTAGGAATTGCTGCGGATATCACGGCAAGGAAACTCACAGAAATCGCGCTCAGGTGTAGCGAAGAACGCTATCGTTCTTTGGTAGAAGCAACTGCCCAAATTACTTGGACAACAGACCCGACTGGACAATTTATCACTCTCCAAGAAAGTTGGGAAGCTTTCACTGGCAATACTTTTGCAGAATATCAAGGCTGGAATTGGAAAAATAGTATCCATCCCAATGATCAAGAAAATGTGGGACAAAATTGGTTACATAGCCTAGAAAACCGCTGCTTGTACGAAAATGAATGTCGTGTCCGTAACTACAATGGAGAATATAAGTATTTGTGGGTACGGGCTGTGCCGGTGCTGGAAACTGACGGTTCTATTCGTGAGTGGGTGGGAGCTTGTACCGATATCACAAGTCGCAAACAAGCAGAACTGGAAATTCAGCAACTGAATGAGGAACTAGAAGAAAGAGTACAGCAACGTACAGCCCAGCTTACAGCCGCGAATAAAGAATTAGAAGCATTTTCTTACTCAGTTTCCCATGACTTACGCGCCCCTTTGCGTGGTTTAGATGGCTTTAGTAAAACATTGCTAGAGCGTTACAAGGATCAATTAGACGATAAAGGTAAGCACTATCTCACTCGCATTCGTGCTGGGACTCAGCGCATGGGGGAACTAATTGATGATTTGCTGCAACTCTCACGAGTTACCCGCTCCCAGATGCAACTTACTGATGTTAACCTCAGTGCGATCGCTCAAGAAATAGCTCACGAACTGGGAGAAAGAGAACCACAACGGCAGGTAGAGTGGCTGATTGCTCCTGATCTCATTGTTCAAGGTGATTGCCAACTTTTACGTATTGTTATGGAAAACCTGTTAAATAATGCTTGGAAGTTTACATCCAAGAAAATACAGGCCAAAATTGAGTTAACTTCTCTGGTGTCTGATCTCGGCAAAGGTGATTACCTAACCTATGTTGTCCAGGATAATGGAGTTGGCTTTGATCAAACTTATGTAAATAAGCTATTTCAAGCCTTTCAACGCCTTCATTCTGTCGAAGAGTTTCCAGGAACAGGAATTGGTTTAGCGACTGTGCAACGAATTGTTCGTCGTCATGGTGGTGATGTGCAGGCAAATGGAGTTGTTGGAGAAGGAGCAGCTTTTTATTTCACCCTACAAGGTTAG
- a CDS encoding response regulator — MAQTWTLLIVEDNPDDIELTLLAFEQTGLRENVVIARDGVEAINYLFADNPVLNSLPALILLDLQLPRINGLEVLRLIRSHARTQLLPIVILTTSHEESDRLQGYSLGCNSYIRKPVDFDQFVNVIQQLGMYWLVLNSPPPLTQ, encoded by the coding sequence ATGGCTCAGACATGGACCCTGTTAATTGTTGAGGATAACCCTGATGACATAGAATTAACATTACTTGCTTTTGAGCAAACGGGGCTGCGAGAAAATGTTGTCATTGCCAGAGATGGGGTTGAAGCAATTAATTATTTATTTGCAGATAACCCAGTATTAAATTCCCTTCCTGCTCTCATTTTATTGGACTTGCAGCTACCCCGAATTAACGGTTTAGAAGTGCTGCGGCTAATTCGTTCTCATGCTCGGACTCAATTGTTACCTATTGTTATTTTGACCACCTCTCATGAAGAGAGTGATCGGCTCCAAGGCTATAGTTTGGGTTGCAACAGCTATATTCGCAAACCCGTGGATTTTGACCAGTTTGTGAATGTCATACAACAGCTAGGAATGTACTGGTTGGTTCTCAACAGTCCTCCTCCCCTAACCCAGTAA